Proteins from one Terriglobales bacterium genomic window:
- a CDS encoding ABC transporter permease subunit: MTRQSTSAALRSLVLPWGVIPRSSRSFLTDLPIFGLGLALFYSVIAISRYWSGPLTAQVEIDLHPRALPVYVFYSVMRISIAYFLSLAFTLIYGYIAAYNARAERFMIPLLDVLQSIPVLSFLPGVMLAMVALFPRRQLGLELGAILLIFTGQVWNMAFSFYASLKSIPQEMREAAQLYRFSWWQSFTQMELPYAVIGLVWNSMMSVAGGWFFLMACEMFVLGNRDFRLPGLGAYLQTAASAGDTRAILWGVGAMLVVIILTDQLVWRPLIAWAQKFKFENVEATDVPRSPILDLIRRSKLIAFLSRKSVTPLREALVLHFAHRDLRPESSGGKTQTRTWLLWALGAALLVGIAYAVFNSAVLLAGLHREELKSVVVGAAATFLRVNLTLVLGALWTIPVGVAIGSRPRLARVAQPIAQIAASVPATALFPIVLLALVRFGGGLGAGSIVLLLLGTQWYILFNVIAGASAIPTDLKEVCNVFSFSKFERWRKLILPGIFPFLVTGLVTASGGAWNASIVAEYFHFKGETFSTTGLGAVISQATDNGNFRLLLAATVCMAAIVVTINRLVWRRMYRLAATRFKLEA, encoded by the coding sequence TCGTTCCAGCCGTTCTTTTCTGACTGATCTCCCGATCTTTGGCCTTGGGCTCGCCCTCTTCTACAGCGTTATTGCCATCAGTCGTTATTGGAGCGGCCCTCTTACCGCTCAGGTTGAGATTGATCTTCATCCTCGTGCTCTTCCTGTTTATGTCTTTTATTCGGTGATGCGCATTTCGATTGCCTATTTTTTGAGTCTGGCATTCACCTTAATCTATGGCTACATCGCCGCGTATAACGCGCGGGCTGAGCGCTTCATGATTCCTCTGCTTGATGTGCTGCAATCCATTCCTGTGCTGAGCTTTCTGCCGGGCGTAATGCTGGCCATGGTTGCGCTATTTCCCAGGAGACAACTGGGCCTGGAACTTGGCGCCATCCTGCTGATCTTCACCGGCCAGGTCTGGAACATGGCTTTCAGCTTCTACGCCTCGCTGAAGAGCATTCCGCAAGAAATGCGGGAAGCGGCACAGCTTTATCGCTTTAGCTGGTGGCAGTCATTCACGCAAATGGAGCTGCCCTACGCTGTGATCGGATTGGTTTGGAATTCCATGATGTCTGTGGCCGGCGGCTGGTTTTTTCTGATGGCCTGCGAGATGTTTGTCCTGGGCAACCGTGACTTTCGCCTGCCCGGTCTGGGTGCATATCTTCAGACCGCGGCCAGCGCCGGCGATACGCGTGCAATTCTCTGGGGTGTGGGCGCGATGCTGGTGGTCATTATATTGACCGATCAGCTCGTCTGGCGGCCGCTGATCGCCTGGGCCCAGAAGTTCAAGTTCGAGAATGTCGAAGCCACTGACGTCCCGCGCTCTCCCATTTTGGACCTGATTCGCCGCTCAAAGCTGATAGCCTTTCTCTCGCGCAAATCGGTAACACCATTGCGAGAGGCCCTTGTATTGCATTTTGCGCACAGAGATTTGCGTCCGGAATCGAGCGGCGGAAAAACCCAGACGCGGACGTGGCTTTTGTGGGCGTTGGGAGCCGCACTGCTGGTTGGAATCGCCTACGCAGTTTTCAATAGCGCTGTTCTGTTGGCGGGGCTGCATCGTGAAGAGTTGAAGAGCGTGGTTGTTGGAGCGGCCGCAACCTTTCTGAGAGTAAATCTCACGCTGGTACTCGGCGCCTTGTGGACAATTCCCGTGGGGGTTGCCATTGGATCTCGTCCCAGGCTCGCGCGTGTGGCTCAGCCGATTGCACAAATTGCTGCATCCGTACCGGCGACTGCATTGTTCCCCATCGTTCTTCTCGCGCTGGTTCGCTTCGGGGGCGGGCTGGGCGCAGGTTCGATTGTGCTTTTGTTGTTGGGCACGCAGTGGTACATCCTGTTCAATGTGATTGCCGGTGCCAGCGCCATTCCCACCGATTTGAAAGAAGTATGCAATGTCTTCTCTTTCAGCAAATTTGAGCGTTGGCGGAAGCTGATCCTGCCAGGCATTTTTCCCTTTTTGGTCACCGGCCTGGTGACTGCATCGGGCGGCGCCTGGAATGCGAGCATTGTGGCAGAATACTTTCACTTCAAAGGAGAAACATTCTCTACCACCGGTCTGGGTGCGGTGATCAGCCAGGCCACCGACAATGGCAATTTCAGATTGCTTCTTGCGGCTACGGTTTGCATGGCCGCGATTGTAGTTA